One genomic window of Cannabis sativa cultivar Pink pepper isolate KNU-18-1 chromosome 2, ASM2916894v1, whole genome shotgun sequence includes the following:
- the LOC133035030 gene encoding uncharacterized protein LOC133035030 isoform X1, with translation MCICSFDMKFTYVVAGWEGSANDARILSECATNPDYEFPAPPNGKYYLVDSGYTNMPGFLSPYRGERYHLNQYADRNPSGKRELFNYRHSSLRNVIERCFGVLKARFLILKQMPSYDLKIQKYIVIACYGIHNFIRTNAEKDVYFDGDEDIPEVQDATIQSTHETLNDSVEFSISRDQLREMANVRDEIADHIWRANRR, from the exons ATGTGTATATGTTCATTTGACATGAAGTTCACATATGTTGTAGCGGGATGGGAAGGATCAGCTAATGATGCACGAATTCTTTCAGAATGTGCCACAAACCCAGATTATGAATTCCCAGCTCCACCCAATG GAAAATATTATCTTGTTGATTCTGGATATACAAACATGCCTGGTTTTCTTTCCCCATATCGAGGAGAAAGATATCATTTGAATCAATATGCAGATCGTAATCCTTCAGGAAAAAGGGAGTTGTTCAATTATCGACATTCGTCTTTGAGAAATGTCATCGAGCGGTGCTTTGGCGTATTGAAGGCTCGCTTTCTTATTTTAAAGCAAATGCCTTCCTATGATCTAAAAATACAAAAGTACATTGTGATTGCTTGTTATGGAATTCATAATTTTATAAGGACAAATGCAGAAAAAGACGTATATTTTGATGGAGATGAAGACATTCCTGAAGTACAAGATGCTACTATACAAAGTACCCACGAAACTTTGAATGATAGTGTTGAGTTTAGCATTTCAAGAGATCAACTTCGTGAAATGGCTAATGTCCGTGATGAAATCGCTGATCATATATGGAGAGCAAATCGACGATGA
- the LOC133035030 gene encoding uncharacterized protein LOC133035030 isoform X2, with protein sequence MCICSFDMKFTYVVAGWEGSANDARILSECATNPDYEFPAPPNDRNPSGKRELFNYRHSSLRNVIERCFGVLKARFLILKQMPSYDLKIQKYIVIACYGIHNFIRTNAEKDVYFDGDEDIPEVQDATIQSTHETLNDSVEFSISRDQLREMANVRDEIADHIWRANRR encoded by the exons ATGTGTATATGTTCATTTGACATGAAGTTCACATATGTTGTAGCGGGATGGGAAGGATCAGCTAATGATGCACGAATTCTTTCAGAATGTGCCACAAACCCAGATTATGAATTCCCAGCTCCACCCAATG ATCGTAATCCTTCAGGAAAAAGGGAGTTGTTCAATTATCGACATTCGTCTTTGAGAAATGTCATCGAGCGGTGCTTTGGCGTATTGAAGGCTCGCTTTCTTATTTTAAAGCAAATGCCTTCCTATGATCTAAAAATACAAAAGTACATTGTGATTGCTTGTTATGGAATTCATAATTTTATAAGGACAAATGCAGAAAAAGACGTATATTTTGATGGAGATGAAGACATTCCTGAAGTACAAGATGCTACTATACAAAGTACCCACGAAACTTTGAATGATAGTGTTGAGTTTAGCATTTCAAGAGATCAACTTCGTGAAATGGCTAATGTCCGTGATGAAATCGCTGATCATATATGGAGAGCAAATCGACGATGA